The Candidatus Neptunochlamydia vexilliferae genomic sequence GTGAAGGAGAGGAAGGCCCAGCCCCTTAGCTTCTACCAATTGGGGGTGGTCCTCTTTAATTGCCGTGCTGTAAATAAGAGAGCCTTCTTTAGGAAGGGTATCGGTATGGGCAATCCCTAACTTTTCTAGGTGGGAGATGTTTTTTAGGTCGGAGCCCGAAACCACCACCCCTTTTTCGAGTAAAATATGGGCCAGGGCGCTCATCCCTATTCCCCCAACCCCTAAAAAGTGTGCATGTTTCATAACATCCCCAAGACAAGGCTGCAGAGATCTTGCTTGCTCTCCCCTTCCTTAAAGGTGTGGAGCGCTTGGGTCATCCCTTTCAGCTTATCGTTTTCTAAAAGATCGCAGATTGCCGCCGCTAAAATGCTTCCCCGGAGTCCCTTTTCTTCGAGGGCAACCGCCCCTCCAATTTCTTCCGAGACAAAAAGGGCATTTTTCATCTGGTGGTTTTCAGTTCCATGGGGATAAGGGATGAGGATGCTCGGCACTCCAAACTCAATCATTTCGGCCAGTGTCGCTGCTCCGGCGCGCGAAACGCTCACATCAGCAGCAACCCACCCATACTCCATCTTCTCTTCAAAGGCTTTAACAACAGCGTTAGCCCCTACCTTTTCATAAAAATCGCGGAGCTTTTCGGCCCGCTTATCCTCACCGACGATATGGATCACCTGAAAGTCGATCCCCTTCTTCACCAAATGTTCGGCCGCCCCGCAGAAAAAGCGGTTAATCCCCTGCGCTCCTTGGGAGCCTCCAAAGACCAAAAAGGTGAACTTTTCTTGGTCAAGGCCAAAATAGTCACGCGCTTCTTTCTTCGTTGGCCCCTCCCCTTTTTTCTTCAAAAGGGGCATCTGCACACATGTGCTACTTCCCTTTAGATAGCGGGCGGCATGGGAAAACTGAATCGCCGAAAGGGCTGACCACTTTGAGCAAAAGCGGTTCAC encodes the following:
- a CDS encoding UDP-N-acetylglucosamine--N-acetylmuramyl-(pentapeptide) pyrophosphoryl-undecaprenol N-acetylglucosamine transferase: MEKRIHLMIAAGGSGGHLFPAQALALDLLQKNPEMQIAFVGAGLKTNHYFKKDLFPFLEIKSGTPFKKHPWHIFKALFSIGQGAFRCLKVFSKRKPDLIIGFGSYHTFPALFAAKLRKVPIILFESNVLPGKVNRFCSKWSALSAIQFSHAARYLKGSSTCVQMPLLKKKGEGPTKKEARDYFGLDQEKFTFLVFGGSQGAQGINRFFCGAAEHLVKKGIDFQVIHIVGEDKRAEKLRDFYEKVGANAVVKAFEEKMEYGWVAADVSVSRAGAATLAEMIEFGVPSILIPYPHGTENHQMKNALFVSEEIGGAVALEEKGLRGSILAAAICDLLENDKLKGMTQALHTFKEGESKQDLCSLVLGML